The following DNA comes from Calditrichota bacterium.
TTTGCGAGCAGGTTGAAGACCCCAAAACGGCGAAGAAATTAGTCAAGCGCGACGTAACAGAAATTGTGACGCCGGGAACGACCTTTTCCGATGAACTGCTGGATTCCAAACGAAATAATTATCTGGTTTCCATTTATCTGCGAAAAGATATCTGTGGTTTGGCGGCGGCGGATGTGACCACCGGCGAATTTTTTGTCAATGAATTTTTTCCGGAAAAGCTGCGCGAACAATTGATGCTGATCAACCCCTCGGAACTACTCGTGGCTGAGTCTCAGCAAAAAAATGTCGCTGACCAAATCGCTTCGGAACTCCATAGTTTCATTACTGCACGCGAAGATTGGGTTTTTAACCGCGATTTCGGCTACGAGAAACTCATCCATCATTTTAAAACTTCCTCGCTGAAAGGCTTCGGCTGCGAGGATTTGACCGTGGGGATTGTTGCTGCCGGCGCCCTGCTGGATTATTTGAAAGAAAATCAGAAAAACAGTCTCTCCCATTTCACACAAATCAAACGTCGTTTCGATTCTGATTTTATGGCGGTAGATCCAACCACGCAGCGCAATCTGGAGCTCATTCAACCGCTCTCTGCGCGTGACAATCGCGGCGTTTTGATTCACGTTCTGGACAAAACAAAAACCGCCATGGGCGGGCGTCGCTTGGTAAATTGGCTGCTGAATCCTTTGAACCAAATCGCTCCCATAAACCGTCGGCTGGACGCCGTGGAGGAATTGTTCAAGCAGGAGATGACGCGTCGCGAGCTGCGCGAATCGCTTGGAAAAATGGGGGATCTGGAACGGCTGTTGTCGCGAATCACCACCGGGCGCGCCAATGCCAGAGATTTGATCGCGCTCAAGTCGGCGCTGCGCATTGTTCCCGAAATAAAAGAAAAATTAGCGCCGTTGGAAGCGGACTATCTGGCGCAGATCAGAGAACAATTGCACGAGTTGCCCGAAGTCGTGGATGAAATCGAAGCGGCGCTGGTCGAAGAACCGCCGCTGTCCGTGGTCGACGGCGGACTGATCAAACGCGGCTACAACGAAGAACTGGATCAATTGCGCGAAATCGCTTTTTCCGGCAAGGATTGGATCGCCCGTATGCAACAGAGCGAACGCGAACGCACCGGAATTCCCTCGCTGAAAGTGGGATACAATAAAGTTTTCGGCTACTACATTGAAATAACCAAGCCGCATCTGGCAAAAGTGCCCACCAATTACATGCGCAAGCAGACGTTAGTCAACGCTGAGCGTTTCATCACGCCGGAATTGAAAGAATACGAGGAAAAAATTGTCGGCGCTGAGGAAAAAATCATTGAGCTTGAATTTCAGCTATTCGATCAAATACGTCAGCACGTGAGTCGGCGGGTGCGCGAAATTCAGGAAAATGCCAGACAAATTGGTGATCTGGATTGCTTGCTGAATTTTGCGCAAATTTCGCGTGATAACGATTACAACCGCCCGCAAATTACTTCCGGCGATGAAATTGATATCAAAGAAGGCCGCCACCCGGTGGTGGAACAGCTTCTTCCCGCCGGAGAGTCGTTTGTGCCCAACGATGTTTACGCCAACAATAGCAGCGACCAAATTTTGATCATTACGGGTCCTAACATGGCGGGAAAATCGACTTATTTGCGGCAGGTGGGTTTGATCGTGTTGATGGCGCAAATCGGCTGCTTTGTTCCGGCGCGGGAAGCCAAAATGGGACTCGTGGATAAATTGTTCACGCGCGTGGGGGCGTCGGATAATCTGGCGGGCGGCGAAAGCACATTTTTAATGGAAATGAACGAAACCGCTAATATTTTGAACAATGCGACGACGAAAAGTTTGATTTTGCTCGACGAAATAGGTCGGGGCACGAGCACTTTTGACGGGCTTTCCATTGCCTGGTCGGTGGCAGAATATTTGCACAATACCAGCGCCGTGGCGGCAAAAACGCTTTTTGCGACACATTATCATGAATTAACGGAACTTGCGCGGATTCTACCTCGTGTAAAAAACTACAATGTCGCGGTCAAAGAATGGGGCGACCAGGTAATCTTTTTAAGGAAAATTGTGGCTGGCGGTTGCGACAACAGTTATGGAATCCATGTGGCGCAATTGGCCGGCTTGCCGCGCATCGTGATCGAGCGGGCGCGGCAGGTGCTCAGCAATCTCGAAAAAGACGAATTCACCGAGACCAGGACGCCGCGTTTGGCGAGGCCTCGGTCGCCGGAGGGTAAGCAAATCGTTCCGAGCCAACTCGATTTTTTTTCAAGGCAGGAAACGGCACTGAGAGAAAAATTAAAAGAGATCGACGTTAATCAATTAACGCCGCTGGAAGCATTGAATACATTATCTGAACTGAAAAAATTGATTGATGGCGAATAAAATCGAATAATCAACTAAAATAGCGTGGGATTTCTATGAAATTAAAAAGAAATGTCAGCAATTGTTTAGTTTTGTCAATCTTTGTCTTTGTCGGTTTCGCGCAGGCCGGCAATATTGTCAAAGCAAAGTATGCGGGTGAATTTTTAGCGAGCGGCGTCGGCGGGCGCGCTCTCGGTATGGGCGGCGCTTCTGTCGCCATCGCCAACGATGTGACTGCCGGGTACTGGAATCCGGCGCTATTGACGCAAATTGATTACCCGCAAATTATCGGCATGCACGCGCAGCGGTTCGCCAATATCGTCAATTACAATTACGGCGCCGTGGCTTTGCCTTTCGGGAAAACAAGCACGCTGGCGCTGTCCGTGATTCGTCTGGGAGTGGACGACATTCCCAATACGACCGAGGCGCTGTTAGATTACGGCCTTGACGGAAAACCTAACACCGGCGATGAGGGCGAAGGCAATGGCGTCATTGATGAAAATGAACGAATTGATCCTTACAAGGTATTTTATTTTAATTCGGCTGAATGGGGCATGTTTTTGAGCTATGGTGCTCGCGCCAATCGGAAAATTTCCTACGGCGGAAGCGTGAAATTTTTGCTCAAGCAGTTGGGCGAACAGAGCGCCTGGGGAGTGGGTTTTGATGTTGGCATGATCTATCGCTTCAGCGACCGATTTAAACTGGGCGCCAATTTGCAGGACGCGACAACGACGTTGCTCGTTTGGGAAAAAGGCCGTCAGGAAGCGATTATTCCCACGCTGAAATTGGGAAGCGCTTACATTTGGGAATCCTCTCTCATCGGCGGCAGTCTGATTCCGGCCTTCGATGTGGATGTTCGCTTTGAAAATCGTCGGTACGCTTCGCAATGGAATGTCGGCGCCGTCAGTTTTGACAGCCACGCCGGATTCGAATATCAGTTCAAAAAACTGATCGCGCTCCGTTTCGGAATGGACGCCGGTCGGTTCACCGCTGGCATCGGTATTCGCTTGCCGAAGTTGATGGTGGATTACGCTTTTCTCAGTCACAATGATTTAGGAGATACCCATCGGATTTCCGTCAAATTGACAATTGATGAGAAGCGATTTCAACGCCGTCGTTGAACCTCTTCCGATTTGAGCGCATTCTTCTGAATTATTTTCCTGCTATTTGTTCACACGAAAAAGCATGCCGCCTTCTCAAGGGGATTGGGATGAATATTTATTTTTTTATTTGACGAATAAATATTCATTTTTTTTTGATGGAAATAGATTTTTCCGGAAGAAAATGAACGCCAGAATCGTCGGCAATTTTCAGCGAGACAGTTTTTCGTCTGAAAAAATGAAAAAAAATGGCTTAAACTCAAGACTATAAGCGGTAAAAACGGGATTTGAGATAACTCTTTAAAAAAAAAGAAAAAACATAAAAAAAAGTTTGACAATTTCAAAAAAAATTTGTATAATCTAACTCACACTTAATTTTCAACTTATACGTATTTAGGAACGGAAACACCAATGATCAAGAGCATGACTGGATTTGGGCGGGCTGAACTTGTACGAAACGATTTTGAAGTGGTGGCAGAGGTTCGCTCGGTGAACAATCGTTTTCTCGATATTCAAGTGAAATTGCCAAAACAGTTTTACCATTTGGAGCATGAGGTTAAAAATATTGTCAGGGATTATGTGACGCGCGGCAGGGTTAATATTTATGTGAATTTGAAATATGAAAATGGCGATGCGCAGAACGGGCTGGAGGTTGACGATCATGCGGTACGAATGTACCTGAAATTGCTCCAAAATTTAAAGAAGAAATATCGCCTGGGCGGAAAAATAAAGATCGATCATTTGCTCAATTTTGCGGATATTTTTTCTTTCGAGGCGGCTGGCGAATACAAGCAGGAAACGTGGGAGATCGTCAAGCAGGTGCTTTCTCAGGCGCTGACGCGCTTTTCAGAAATGCGCAGCAGTGAAGGCGAAGAGCTGGGAAAAGATTTGCGTGCGCGCATTGAGAATCTGAATCGTGTCGTTGCCAGAATAGAAAAAATTGCGCAAGATCGCCACGAAGAAGATCTGAGTCAGTTGCGGGAGCGAGTTCACGATCTCATTGCCGACGAAAATGTTGACGAACAGCGTTTGCAGACAGAGTTAGCACTGATGATTAACCGGATGGATGTGACCGAAGAATGCGTTCGTTTTCGCAGTCATAACAAGATGTTTCTGGAGTCGCTGAAGGCGGAGCAATCAATTGGGAAAAAATTGAATTTTATTTTGCAGGAGATGACGAGAGAGGCAAACACTATGGGCTCCAAAGC
Coding sequences within:
- a CDS encoding YicC family protein, with product MIKSMTGFGRAELVRNDFEVVAEVRSVNNRFLDIQVKLPKQFYHLEHEVKNIVRDYVTRGRVNIYVNLKYENGDAQNGLEVDDHAVRMYLKLLQNLKKKYRLGGKIKIDHLLNFADIFSFEAAGEYKQETWEIVKQVLSQALTRFSEMRSSEGEELGKDLRARIENLNRVVARIEKIAQDRHEEDLSQLRERVHDLIADENVDEQRLQTELALMINRMDVTEECVRFRSHNKMFLESLKAEQSIGKKLNFILQEMTREANTMGSKANHAEIAHLVVDIKEEVEKIREQVQNIE
- a CDS encoding PorV/PorQ family protein, giving the protein MKLKRNVSNCLVLSIFVFVGFAQAGNIVKAKYAGEFLASGVGGRALGMGGASVAIANDVTAGYWNPALLTQIDYPQIIGMHAQRFANIVNYNYGAVALPFGKTSTLALSVIRLGVDDIPNTTEALLDYGLDGKPNTGDEGEGNGVIDENERIDPYKVFYFNSAEWGMFLSYGARANRKISYGGSVKFLLKQLGEQSAWGVGFDVGMIYRFSDRFKLGANLQDATTTLLVWEKGRQEAIIPTLKLGSAYIWESSLIGGSLIPAFDVDVRFENRRYASQWNVGAVSFDSHAGFEYQFKKLIALRFGMDAGRFTAGIGIRLPKLMVDYAFLSHNDLGDTHRISVKLTIDEKRFQRRR
- the mutS gene encoding DNA mismatch repair protein MutS, which produces MEQYLAIKAKHKNAILFYRMGDFYEMFYDDAKIASEVLGITLTSRAHGKAAKVPLAGFPYHALDNYLTKMIKAGYRVAICEQVEDPKTAKKLVKRDVTEIVTPGTTFSDELLDSKRNNYLVSIYLRKDICGLAAADVTTGEFFVNEFFPEKLREQLMLINPSELLVAESQQKNVADQIASELHSFITAREDWVFNRDFGYEKLIHHFKTSSLKGFGCEDLTVGIVAAGALLDYLKENQKNSLSHFTQIKRRFDSDFMAVDPTTQRNLELIQPLSARDNRGVLIHVLDKTKTAMGGRRLVNWLLNPLNQIAPINRRLDAVEELFKQEMTRRELRESLGKMGDLERLLSRITTGRANARDLIALKSALRIVPEIKEKLAPLEADYLAQIREQLHELPEVVDEIEAALVEEPPLSVVDGGLIKRGYNEELDQLREIAFSGKDWIARMQQSERERTGIPSLKVGYNKVFGYYIEITKPHLAKVPTNYMRKQTLVNAERFITPELKEYEEKIVGAEEKIIELEFQLFDQIRQHVSRRVREIQENARQIGDLDCLLNFAQISRDNDYNRPQITSGDEIDIKEGRHPVVEQLLPAGESFVPNDVYANNSSDQILIITGPNMAGKSTYLRQVGLIVLMAQIGCFVPAREAKMGLVDKLFTRVGASDNLAGGESTFLMEMNETANILNNATTKSLILLDEIGRGTSTFDGLSIAWSVAEYLHNTSAVAAKTLFATHYHELTELARILPRVKNYNVAVKEWGDQVIFLRKIVAGGCDNSYGIHVAQLAGLPRIVIERARQVLSNLEKDEFTETRTPRLARPRSPEGKQIVPSQLDFFSRQETALREKLKEIDVNQLTPLEALNTLSELKKLIDGE